Proteins encoded within one genomic window of Dyadobacter chenhuakuii:
- a CDS encoding VOC family protein has product MIKPLYPCLWYNGNAKEAADYYCSIFKSSKITSENPMVVTFELNGFKFMGLNGGPHYQFSPATSFVVECDTQEEIDYYWEKLGEGGSYNQCGWLDDKFGMSWQVVPSVLSKLMSDPEKAPRVIEAFMQMSKFDIAALENA; this is encoded by the coding sequence ATGATCAAGCCACTTTATCCTTGCCTTTGGTATAATGGAAATGCGAAGGAAGCTGCGGATTACTATTGTTCTATTTTTAAAAGTTCCAAGATCACTTCTGAGAATCCGATGGTGGTGACATTTGAGCTAAACGGGTTCAAATTTATGGGGCTGAACGGCGGTCCGCATTACCAGTTCTCTCCGGCAACTTCTTTCGTGGTTGAATGCGATACGCAGGAAGAAATCGATTATTACTGGGAGAAATTAGGAGAAGGCGGATCATATAATCAGTGCGGATGGCTGGATGATAAATTCGGGATGTCGTGGCAGGTTGTGCCAAGTGTTTTGTCCAAATTAATGTCAGATCCTGAAAAGGCGCCTAGGGTGATCGAGGCTTTTATGCAGATGAGTAAATTCGATATCGCTGCGCTTGAAAATGCATAA
- a CDS encoding alpha/beta hydrolase family esterase yields MLKFILPSLLSISMAANAQLVSDSLLIEGHHRVFVYDKSVKVKPGASLVFLMHGSGGEPMGFAPRAAKLQARAEAENLVLVYPAGYKRYWNECRKASTAIANKENLNEEAFFSGMIDFFSDKYKINKANVFATGFSGGGHMSYKLALTMPDKIRAISAIVANLPTDENMDCAAMNKPLPVMITNGTADETNPYNGGEVKTAGVTLGTVRATDQSFQYWAKLDGYSGEPVKSMMPDGDKTNDVTVEKYTYQKKGKPEVTLLKVINGKHEFLTDFDIFEETWAFFKRQMAK; encoded by the coding sequence ATGTTGAAGTTCATTCTTCCTTCGCTGCTTTCAATTTCCATGGCTGCAAATGCGCAGTTGGTTTCTGATTCCCTGCTCATTGAAGGCCATCACCGCGTTTTTGTTTATGATAAATCCGTGAAGGTCAAGCCGGGTGCAAGCCTTGTTTTTCTGATGCATGGCTCGGGTGGTGAACCGATGGGATTTGCGCCGAGAGCTGCTAAGCTGCAAGCCAGGGCCGAGGCTGAAAATCTTGTGCTGGTTTATCCGGCTGGTTATAAGCGATATTGGAATGAATGCAGAAAAGCCTCAACAGCAATTGCCAACAAGGAAAATTTGAATGAAGAAGCATTTTTCTCCGGAATGATCGACTTCTTTTCCGATAAATACAAGATTAACAAAGCAAACGTTTTTGCAACCGGTTTTTCGGGTGGCGGGCATATGTCGTACAAACTGGCGCTGACCATGCCTGATAAGATCCGGGCCATTTCGGCGATTGTCGCCAACCTTCCGACGGATGAGAATATGGATTGTGCGGCTATGAACAAACCGCTGCCGGTCATGATTACCAACGGAACGGCCGATGAAACCAACCCGTATAATGGCGGTGAAGTGAAGACTGCGGGTGTAACGCTAGGCACTGTACGCGCGACAGATCAGTCATTTCAATATTGGGCAAAACTGGATGGTTACAGCGGTGAGCCTGTCAAATCAATGATGCCGGATGGCGACAAAACCAACGATGTTACGGTCGAAAAATACACCTACCAGAAGAAGGGAAAACCCGAAGTAACCTTATTAAAAGTCATCAACGGCAAACACGAATTCCTGACCGATTTCGACATTTTCGAAGAAACCTGGGCATTCTTTAAGCGGCAGATGGCGAAGTAG
- a CDS encoding ImuA family protein, whose translation MKVKWYFWNHKIVINNNNYSTSIMNQTTPKSDLAKRLQDEILSLQGFKTASEGAKNSFDYGALEKAFPNQVFPTGAVHEFLSGAREDAAATTGFMMGLLGKLLQKGGACLWISMNRTLFPPAMKFFGIEPDRVIFIDLLKEQDVLWAVEESLKCEALTAVVGELNEITLTQSRRLQLAVEQSRVTGFLHRCNPRSLNTLACVSRWKVTPIPSQLEDDMPGVGFPRWHVQLLKVRNGEPGEWKMEWSDGRFNYLEQEVKMATPFRKSTSPSAA comes from the coding sequence ATGAAAGTTAAATGGTACTTTTGGAATCATAAAATTGTTATCAATAATAACAATTACTCAACTTCCATCATGAACCAGACGACGCCAAAAAGCGATCTTGCTAAGCGGCTGCAAGACGAGATCCTTTCTTTGCAGGGCTTTAAGACCGCATCGGAGGGGGCAAAAAACTCGTTTGATTATGGAGCATTGGAAAAGGCATTTCCGAACCAGGTTTTCCCGACTGGTGCGGTTCATGAATTTTTGAGTGGTGCCAGGGAAGACGCAGCGGCAACCACCGGTTTTATGATGGGGCTGCTGGGTAAATTGTTGCAAAAGGGCGGGGCTTGTTTATGGATCAGCATGAACCGCACACTGTTTCCTCCGGCCATGAAGTTTTTCGGCATTGAGCCGGACAGGGTTATTTTTATAGATCTACTGAAAGAACAGGACGTGTTATGGGCTGTGGAGGAATCATTAAAATGTGAAGCGCTCACTGCCGTGGTAGGAGAGCTCAATGAAATCACATTAACCCAATCCCGCCGATTGCAACTTGCTGTGGAGCAAAGCCGTGTGACCGGTTTTTTGCATCGTTGCAATCCGCGGAGCCTGAACACATTAGCTTGCGTTTCGCGCTGGAAGGTGACACCTATTCCCAGTCAGCTGGAAGATGATATGCCTGGTGTAGGTTTTCCCCGCTGGCACGTACAGCTTCTGAAAGTGCGCAACGGGGAACCCGGTGAGTGGAAAATGGAATGGTCGGACGGGCGATTTAACTATCTGGAACAAGAAGTAAAAATGGCGACTCCTTTCCGCAAATCTACTTCGCCATCTGCCGCTTAA
- a CDS encoding sugar phosphate isomerase/epimerase family protein has product MTRSVLLKSSLLIVTCFTFLAMSRLAPRDWKLGVALYTFNPYSFEGQLAKADSAGLKYVEGFTFAKAGPELKDSAMMKLSPSGIAKLKTILGKTDLKMESIYLVGGPTVNDWKKEFEIAKQFNVKYVTAEPPVKMWDSIDSLAGVYGVKLAIHNHWKGTSAYWHPDSVLAALKGHPNFGVCADLGHMPKSGIKPVEALKKLEGHIIAIHLKDIAAYNDPKLVDVVVGTGVIDFPAVFKELERQRFNGHIIIERDRQEKPSNLQSVIQTVQYYNKTLGLK; this is encoded by the coding sequence ATGACACGATCTGTTCTGCTAAAATCTTCCTTATTAATTGTTACTTGTTTCACTTTTCTGGCTATGAGTCGTTTGGCTCCGCGGGATTGGAAATTAGGCGTAGCACTTTATACATTTAACCCCTATTCCTTTGAAGGCCAATTGGCAAAAGCGGATAGCGCCGGCTTAAAATATGTGGAAGGTTTCACATTTGCGAAGGCCGGTCCGGAATTAAAGGATTCAGCCATGATGAAATTATCGCCTTCCGGCATAGCAAAACTGAAAACGATTCTTGGCAAAACCGACCTCAAAATGGAAAGTATTTACCTCGTAGGCGGCCCGACGGTAAATGATTGGAAAAAGGAATTTGAGATAGCGAAACAATTTAATGTGAAATATGTGACTGCCGAACCGCCAGTGAAAATGTGGGATAGCATCGACAGCCTTGCCGGCGTTTACGGCGTAAAACTGGCCATTCATAACCATTGGAAAGGAACAAGTGCTTACTGGCATCCCGATTCTGTGTTGGCAGCGCTAAAAGGGCACCCGAATTTTGGTGTATGTGCCGATCTCGGACACATGCCCAAAAGTGGCATTAAACCGGTGGAAGCATTGAAAAAGCTGGAAGGCCATATCATTGCAATCCACCTAAAAGACATTGCGGCTTATAATGATCCAAAACTTGTGGATGTAGTCGTAGGAACCGGGGTCATCGACTTTCCGGCGGTGTTCAAGGAGCTGGAAAGACAACGGTTCAACGGCCACATTATTATCGAACGCGACCGCCAGGAAAAGCCGAGCAATCTGCAATCTGTTATTCAGACGGTTCAATATTATAACAAGACCCTTGGGTTAAAGTGA
- a CDS encoding 3-keto-disaccharide hydrolase, with protein MFKPTLFALLLSFAYVSAHSQALNTLSATEKKDGWKLLFDGKDFKGWHAYGGKQVGTAWIIEQGAIKLNVPERAGNKAQNGGDIVTDEVVTGDFEFKAEWKVSKYANSGIFFFVTEAAKYPNMHTTGLELQVIDDKIYEGAKENTHRASDFFGIANARLREGNPEGEWNKIHFIVKKGKLTVYQNEFMVQEHDLKSADWKQKVANSGLKAAPISKGSYDGRIGLQDWGSTVWYRNIKLRKL; from the coding sequence ATGTTCAAACCCACCTTATTTGCTTTGCTTTTGAGTTTCGCCTATGTAAGCGCGCATTCACAAGCTCTTAACACGCTGTCTGCCACGGAAAAAAAGGACGGCTGGAAACTGTTGTTTGATGGAAAAGATTTTAAAGGCTGGCATGCCTATGGCGGCAAGCAGGTGGGGACAGCCTGGATAATCGAACAAGGTGCCATTAAATTGAATGTGCCTGAACGAGCTGGAAATAAAGCACAGAATGGCGGAGATATCGTTACAGATGAAGTTGTGACCGGTGATTTTGAATTTAAGGCAGAATGGAAAGTGAGCAAATATGCCAACAGCGGCATTTTCTTTTTTGTAACAGAAGCAGCCAAATACCCGAATATGCATACGACCGGCCTGGAATTACAGGTGATCGATGATAAAATTTATGAAGGTGCCAAAGAAAATACACATCGCGCCAGCGACTTTTTCGGAATTGCCAATGCCCGTCTACGCGAAGGAAATCCGGAAGGTGAATGGAATAAAATCCATTTTATAGTGAAGAAAGGAAAGCTTACGGTGTACCAAAATGAATTCATGGTCCAGGAACACGACCTCAAAAGCGCCGACTGGAAGCAAAAAGTAGCAAACAGCGGACTCAAAGCAGCACCCATCTCCAAAGGATCCTATGACGGACGGATCGGGTTGCAGGACTGGGGAAGCACGGTTTGGTATCGCAACATTAAATTAAGAAAGCTCTGA
- a CDS encoding FAD/NAD(P)-binding protein → MKTRIAILGGGPSALFVFKRFVEAGQKDLEIHIFESKKLLGAGMPYSYQGSNQEHVTNVSDNEIPEIVTSIQEWIQTVPEDELIRFGVDRDRFNEYKVLPRLLFGQYLSAQFDLLLKKAERIGLQTHVHKGCRVIDIIDVPGEKKVDVDIERSGLSRFNRVIICTGHNWPAKHEGTTPGYYDSPYPPAKLKLVLNHPIAIRGSSLTAIDAMRTLARNNGSFHTDEDGKVVFQPSEESPDFRLVMHSRNGLLPAIRFHLEDPLLSEEALLTKEEIEQNREANDGFLELDYIFEKAFKDLFRDKDPKFYGRIREMNIEQFVESMMAVREKTEPFKLFRKEYAEAEKSIRNEESIHWKEILAVLSYAMNYPAKYLSAEDRMRLQKVLMPLISIVIAFVPQSSAKEMLALDDAGKLEIVSVGDDSKVVPESKGGITYHYKDESGEEKAIYYNTFVDCIGQPHLPFESFPFKSLIADGTVMPAHLKFRSSAEGGAAIADGNENVEQTAREDFYLKVPGIAITDHFQVLERSGSTNRRIYVMAVPYIGGYNPDYSGLDFCEQASLTIVESILKE, encoded by the coding sequence TTGAAGACGCGTATCGCTATCCTCGGCGGAGGCCCAAGTGCATTGTTTGTTTTTAAAAGATTTGTAGAGGCAGGTCAGAAAGATCTTGAAATACACATTTTTGAAAGTAAAAAACTATTAGGCGCCGGGATGCCGTATAGTTACCAAGGCTCTAACCAGGAGCATGTTACCAATGTATCTGACAACGAAATTCCCGAAATTGTAACTTCCATCCAGGAATGGATCCAGACTGTCCCTGAGGACGAGCTCATCCGTTTTGGGGTTGACAGAGATCGTTTTAATGAATATAAAGTGCTTCCCCGTCTGTTGTTCGGGCAGTATTTATCAGCTCAATTTGATCTGCTCCTGAAAAAGGCCGAACGCATCGGATTACAGACACATGTCCATAAAGGTTGCCGGGTGATTGACATTATCGACGTACCCGGGGAGAAGAAAGTGGATGTCGATATCGAACGATCGGGCTTGTCACGTTTTAACCGTGTCATTATTTGCACCGGGCATAACTGGCCTGCCAAGCACGAAGGAACGACGCCCGGTTATTATGATTCCCCATATCCGCCTGCAAAGCTCAAACTGGTTCTAAATCATCCCATAGCGATCCGTGGATCATCATTGACTGCTATTGATGCCATGCGCACATTGGCCCGGAATAACGGATCATTTCATACGGATGAGGACGGAAAAGTTGTGTTCCAACCATCAGAGGAAAGTCCTGATTTCAGGCTGGTTATGCATTCCAGAAATGGACTTTTGCCTGCCATACGCTTCCATTTGGAAGATCCGCTGCTTTCTGAAGAAGCATTGCTGACCAAGGAAGAAATCGAGCAAAACCGGGAAGCAAACGATGGTTTTCTGGAACTGGACTATATTTTTGAAAAAGCCTTTAAAGACCTGTTCCGCGACAAGGATCCGAAGTTTTACGGAAGGATCCGGGAGATGAACATAGAGCAGTTTGTAGAGTCGATGATGGCTGTGCGGGAAAAAACGGAACCGTTCAAGCTTTTCAGGAAAGAATATGCAGAGGCGGAAAAGTCGATCCGGAACGAGGAGTCCATACATTGGAAGGAGATTCTGGCGGTTTTGAGTTATGCAATGAATTATCCTGCCAAATATTTGTCAGCGGAGGACCGTATGCGGCTGCAGAAAGTTCTAATGCCGCTCATATCGATTGTTATCGCATTTGTCCCGCAAAGTTCCGCCAAGGAAATGCTGGCGCTGGACGACGCAGGCAAGCTCGAAATCGTGTCGGTAGGGGATGATAGCAAGGTTGTTCCGGAAAGTAAAGGTGGTATAACTTACCATTATAAGGACGAGTCGGGTGAAGAGAAGGCCATTTATTACAACACCTTTGTGGATTGTATCGGTCAGCCGCATTTGCCTTTTGAAAGTTTTCCGTTCAAAAGCCTCATCGCCGATGGAACGGTGATGCCCGCACATTTAAAATTCAGGTCTTCGGCAGAAGGCGGTGCAGCCATTGCAGACGGCAACGAGAATGTGGAGCAAACGGCCAGAGAAGATTTTTACCTGAAAGTGCCGGGGATTGCCATTACAGATCATTTTCAGGTTTTGGAGCGTTCAGGTTCTACGAATCGCCGGATTTATGTTATGGCCGTTCCTTACATTGGAGGTTATAACCCGGATTATTCAGGCCTGGATTTCTGTGAACAAGCATCTTTGACGATTGTGGAGAGCATTTTAAAAGAGTAA
- a CDS encoding MOSC domain-containing protein, with translation MHLSEIWVYPIKSLGGIRLRESLVEERGLKYDRRWVIVDEKGTFLTQRTNAQMALLDVAITNEGLVISHRYDPVNQMLIPFLREDDEDLEVKIWDDIITARTVSTLADEWLSERLGKAVRIVEMTPDTHRKMGSVYAETERTVSFADDFPFLLISQASLDDLNGRLSQSVEMKRFRPNFVVSGTAPFEEDLWKNITIGNTRFEVAKPCERCVMVNIDPNTGIKSPETLKALMGYRKEGKDIFFGQNVIGLETGIVREGDAISQSLTI, from the coding sequence ATGCATTTATCCGAAATATGGGTATATCCCATTAAATCCCTGGGAGGGATCCGTTTGAGAGAATCGCTTGTTGAAGAACGGGGATTGAAATACGACAGGCGATGGGTGATCGTCGACGAAAAAGGCACTTTTCTCACCCAACGCACCAACGCCCAAATGGCCCTGCTGGACGTGGCAATAACAAACGAAGGCCTGGTCATTTCACACCGGTATGACCCTGTTAACCAAATGCTTATTCCATTTCTGCGTGAAGACGACGAGGATTTGGAGGTGAAGATCTGGGATGACATTATTACAGCAAGAACAGTTTCTACACTTGCCGACGAATGGTTATCCGAAAGGCTTGGTAAGGCTGTGAGGATCGTGGAAATGACGCCTGATACACATCGCAAAATGGGCTCAGTTTATGCCGAAACCGAGCGTACAGTGAGCTTCGCAGACGACTTTCCGTTTCTGCTCATATCCCAGGCTTCGCTGGACGATCTGAACGGCAGGCTTTCACAATCCGTAGAAATGAAGCGCTTCCGCCCCAACTTCGTCGTTTCGGGCACTGCACCTTTTGAAGAAGATCTTTGGAAAAACATAACGATCGGAAATACTCGCTTTGAGGTTGCAAAACCCTGTGAACGATGTGTTATGGTCAACATTGATCCCAACACAGGGATCAAGAGCCCCGAGACACTGAAAGCACTAATGGGTTACCGAAAAGAGGGAAAGGATATATTTTTCGGGCAAAATGTCATAGGACTGGAAACCGGCATCGTCCGGGAAGGAGATGCTATATCGCAGTCATTGACCATTTAA
- a CDS encoding MFS transporter, whose translation MHSVENPKGMKPQLAQVRWYRIIPVVFITYSLAYLDRANFGFAVAGGMADDLNITPNTSTLLSSLFFLGYFFFQIPGAQYAAHKAAKKLIFFSLILWGALAAATGIVNDTTTLIVIRFMLGVVESAVMPAMLILLSQWFTKEERSRANTFLILGNPVTVLWMSVLSGYLIDSMGWRWMFIIQGVPGILWAFIWWKLIDERPMEAKWLTDSEKMELERRLQEEQVGIKPVKNYAEAFRSRKVILLSLQYLLWSVGVYGFVMWLPSIIKAAPDMNMVTTGWLSSVPYLLAVIGMLSASYFSDKSGNRSIFIWPFLLVAAICLFATVWLGPEKFWLSYVLLVIAGGALYTPYGPFFAAIADVLPKNVIGGAIGLINSLGALGSFAGSYLVGYLNSETGNFNASYTLMSGALVLATIITLLVIPNPKKLNIAPAKTF comes from the coding sequence ATGCATTCAGTAGAGAATCCCAAAGGCATGAAACCACAATTGGCGCAGGTAAGATGGTACCGGATCATTCCCGTTGTTTTCATTACATACAGTCTCGCTTACCTGGACAGGGCCAATTTCGGTTTTGCGGTTGCCGGCGGAATGGCCGACGACCTGAACATTACACCCAACACATCTACATTACTAAGCTCGCTGTTTTTCCTGGGCTATTTCTTTTTCCAGATTCCCGGGGCTCAATACGCGGCGCATAAGGCAGCTAAGAAGCTGATTTTCTTTTCATTGATCCTTTGGGGAGCATTAGCCGCAGCTACGGGTATCGTTAATGATACCACTACGCTCATCGTGATCCGTTTTATGCTCGGCGTTGTGGAAAGCGCGGTTATGCCTGCAATGCTGATCCTGTTGAGCCAATGGTTTACCAAAGAAGAGCGCTCCCGCGCAAACACTTTTCTGATCCTTGGAAATCCGGTAACGGTGCTTTGGATGTCCGTACTTTCGGGTTATCTGATTGATTCAATGGGCTGGCGGTGGATGTTTATCATTCAGGGGGTGCCGGGAATTCTGTGGGCTTTTATATGGTGGAAATTGATTGACGAACGTCCGATGGAAGCGAAGTGGCTTACGGACAGCGAGAAAATGGAACTGGAAAGACGATTGCAGGAAGAACAGGTGGGCATTAAGCCAGTCAAAAACTATGCAGAGGCGTTCCGTTCCAGGAAAGTCATTTTATTATCGCTGCAATATCTTTTGTGGAGCGTGGGCGTTTACGGATTTGTGATGTGGCTGCCCTCTATTATTAAGGCTGCGCCGGATATGAATATGGTTACCACGGGCTGGTTGTCGTCTGTTCCTTATTTGCTGGCGGTGATCGGGATGCTGAGTGCCTCTTATTTTTCTGATAAATCCGGCAACAGAAGTATTTTCATCTGGCCTTTTCTGCTGGTTGCAGCCATTTGTTTATTTGCGACGGTATGGCTAGGACCCGAGAAGTTTTGGCTGTCTTACGTATTGCTGGTGATTGCGGGCGGGGCGTTATACACACCTTACGGGCCTTTTTTCGCGGCTATTGCCGATGTTTTGCCCAAGAATGTGATCGGCGGGGCGATTGGGCTTATCAATAGTCTGGGTGCGCTGGGTTCGTTTGCCGGGTCCTATCTGGTTGGTTATCTCAATAGCGAAACAGGTAATTTCAATGCTTCCTATACATTAATGTCCGGGGCGCTGGTGCTTGCCACGATCATTACATTACTTGTTATTCCAAACCCTAAGAAACTAAACATTGCCCCGGCAAAGACATTTTAA